One Chaetodon trifascialis isolate fChaTrf1 chromosome 21, fChaTrf1.hap1, whole genome shotgun sequence genomic window carries:
- the LOC139349946 gene encoding uncharacterized protein, producing the protein MDNWKVQLVVVAFCALLQTYQALSSTVGEEGGLPPDWQDESLEAGLTHPMLSLMKRSKALRFYGLMGKRSGTKKPFRVNRRNKGETFVGLMGRSISSGESLTRIIPSATSTALDVLEKPHKQGLSEEWVQILY; encoded by the exons ATGGATAACTGGAAGGTCCAGCTTGTTGTTGTGGCTTTTTGTGCTCTGCTGCAAACTTATCAGGCATTGTCTTCTACTGTGGGCGAAGAGGGAGGGTTACCTCCAGACTGGCAG GATGAGTCACTGGAGGCAGGTCTGACCCACCCGATGCTCAGTCTGATGAAACGATCTAAAGCCCTGCGCTTCTATGGACTCATGGGGAAACGCTCAG GTACAAAGAAACCTTTCCGAGTAAACAGAC GGAATAAAGGAGAGACGTTTGTGGGCCTGATGGGAAGAAGCATCTCCAGTGGCG AATCTTTAACCAGAATAATTCCCTCTGCGACGAGCACTGCGCTCGACGTCCTGGAGAAACCACACAAGCAAG GTTTATCAGAGGAATGGGTCCAAATCCTGTACTGA